Proteins co-encoded in one Zootoca vivipara chromosome 3, rZooViv1.1, whole genome shotgun sequence genomic window:
- the HDDC2 gene encoding 5'-deoxynucleotidase HDDC2, with translation MGSLLQFLKLVGQLKRVPRTGWVYRNVANPESVSDHMYRMAIMAMVTEDKALNKDRCIRLALVHDMAECIVGDIAPADNVSKEEKHRREEEAMKHLTRLLSEELRKEIYELWEEYEHQSTAEAKFVKELDQCEMILQALEYEELEKKPGRLQDFYDTTAGKFSHPEIVQLVSSINTERNTKIDAANKDRPS, from the exons ATGGGAAGCTTGCTGCAGTTTCTGAAGCTGGTGGGGCAGCTGAAG AGAGTCCCACGGACGGGCTGGGTATACAGAAATGTAGCAAATCCAGAGAGCGTTTCAGACCATATGTACAGGATGGCAATCATGGCTATGGTAACTGAAGATAAAGCACTTAATAAAGACAG ATGCATCCGGTTAGCTCTGGTTCACGATATGGCTGAATGCATAGTTGGTGACATTGCTCCTGCTGACAATGTTTCCAAAGAGGAGAAACACAGACGAGAGGAG GAAGCTATGAAACATTTGACCCGGTTGCTGTCCGAGGAGCTGAGAAAAGAAATTTATGAACTCTGGGAA GAATATGAACACCAGTCAACTGCAGAAGCAAAATTTGTGAAAGAGCTGGACCAGTGTGAGATGATACTTCAAGCCTTGGAGTATGAAGAGTTGGAGAAAAAACCTGGAAGACTTCAAGACTTCTATGATACAACGGCag GAAAATTTAGTCACCCTGAAATAGTCCAGCTTgtgtcttccataaatacagaaagaaatacaaaaatagatGCAGCAAACAAAGATCGTCCATCTTGA